The Phycisphaeraceae bacterium genome has a window encoding:
- a CDS encoding alpha/beta fold hydrolase, which translates to MERLFYAPQRGPTPPPTGAEGVWFRAADGTRLFGWWLPAAGHGPDDPPAPTVIHVHGNAGNLPGHEFFSEHLPPAGFNVFLFDYRGYGQSEGSARSRDALIADTHAALDTVLARRDVDPARIALYGHSLGGAIACNVAADRMEVAALVLESPFDSWRNAAATAIGGDPPFFLARWLAWLLIADHRRPDDALHRYRGPVLILHGEADTIVPPGHGRRLAARAGDRAELHLYPGGVHNELQATHPRTRKTMIEFLRRHLHVGGI; encoded by the coding sequence ATGGAACGACTCTTCTACGCCCCCCAGCGCGGACCAACGCCGCCCCCGACCGGCGCGGAGGGCGTCTGGTTTCGCGCCGCCGACGGTACGCGGCTGTTCGGCTGGTGGTTGCCTGCCGCTGGGCATGGTCCCGATGACCCGCCCGCCCCCACCGTCATCCACGTTCACGGCAACGCGGGCAACCTCCCGGGGCACGAGTTCTTCTCCGAGCACCTGCCGCCCGCGGGGTTCAACGTCTTCCTGTTCGACTATCGTGGGTACGGTCAGAGCGAGGGTTCGGCCCGATCGCGCGACGCATTGATCGCCGACACGCACGCGGCGCTCGATACGGTGCTGGCACGGCGGGACGTTGATCCCGCCCGCATCGCCTTGTACGGGCACTCGCTGGGCGGCGCCATCGCGTGCAACGTGGCGGCGGACCGGATGGAAGTCGCCGCCCTGGTGCTGGAGTCGCCGTTTGACAGTTGGCGCAACGCCGCGGCGACGGCGATCGGGGGCGATCCGCCGTTCTTTCTGGCCAGGTGGCTTGCGTGGCTGCTGATCGCCGATCACCGGCGCCCGGACGACGCACTGCACCGCTACCGTGGCCCCGTCCTGATCCTGCACGGCGAGGCGGACACGATCGTACCGCCGGGACACGGCCGACGGCTTGCAGCCAGGGCTGGCGACCGAGCCGAACTGCACCTCTACCCGGGCGGCGTCCACAACGAACTGCAGGCCACCCACCCGCGGACGCGGAAGACCATGATCGAGTTTCTCCGTCGCCACCTGCACGTCGGCGGCATCTGA
- a CDS encoding DNA-directed RNA polymerase subunit omega has translation MIEALKSDEIVKKVGGKFRLTALIQRRLVELIEGARPLVERNGRTDLELVIEEIMQDKITFEEAPSSASNN, from the coding sequence ATGATTGAAGCGCTCAAGAGCGACGAGATCGTGAAAAAGGTCGGCGGCAAGTTCCGCCTCACAGCGCTGATTCAGCGGCGGCTGGTGGAACTGATCGAAGGCGCCCGCCCGCTGGTGGAGCGCAACGGCCGCACCGATCTGGAACTGGTGATCGAGGAGATCATGCAGGACAAGATCACGTTTGAAGAAGCGCCGAGCAGCGCCTCGAACAACTGA
- a CDS encoding LL-diaminopimelate aminotransferase: MAFINEHYLKLKAGYLFPEIARRVDAFLAAHPDRKSRLIRCGIGDVTEPLPPVTIEAMHKAVDEMARRETFKGYGPPTGYESVRHAIAQHDFRDRGIDVADDEVFLSDGSKIDCSAILDILAPGDENVIAVTDPVYPVYVDSNVMVGHTGPADAEGRYVGLIYLPATPANGFVPDLPPEGTRVDVIYLCYPNNPTGGTITREQLTQWVNYALQHDSVILYDAAYEAYITDPSLPRSVFEIPGARRCAIEFRSFSKNGGFTGLRCGYTVVPKDLTGSTKSGQRVDLHRLWWRRWSTKSNGVSYPVQRAAEALYTTNGTKQVRALIDHYLGNARLLRRACEQAGLEVYGGVNAPYVWVRCPDGVDSWAMFDRMLHEVNVVITPGSGFGRMGEGFFRVSAFNSRENVEEVARRIGAMAMQMAPSA; this comes from the coding sequence ATGGCTTTCATCAACGAGCACTATCTGAAGTTGAAGGCGGGGTATCTGTTTCCCGAGATCGCCCGGCGCGTGGACGCTTTCCTCGCCGCTCATCCCGATCGCAAGTCCCGGCTGATCCGCTGCGGCATCGGCGACGTCACCGAGCCGCTCCCGCCAGTCACCATCGAAGCCATGCACAAGGCCGTCGATGAAATGGCGAGGCGCGAGACATTCAAGGGCTACGGCCCACCCACGGGGTACGAGTCCGTCCGTCACGCCATCGCGCAGCATGACTTTCGCGACCGCGGAATCGACGTGGCGGATGACGAAGTGTTTCTCTCCGACGGCTCCAAGATCGACTGCTCGGCGATTCTGGACATTCTGGCGCCAGGCGACGAGAACGTCATCGCCGTCACCGACCCCGTGTACCCGGTGTACGTGGACTCGAACGTGATGGTGGGACACACCGGCCCGGCGGATGCCGAAGGTCGCTACGTCGGGCTGATCTACCTGCCTGCCACGCCCGCCAATGGCTTCGTGCCCGATCTGCCGCCGGAGGGGACGCGCGTCGACGTCATCTACCTCTGCTATCCCAACAACCCCACGGGCGGCACCATCACCCGGGAGCAGCTCACGCAGTGGGTGAACTACGCGCTGCAGCATGACTCGGTCATCCTGTACGACGCGGCGTACGAGGCGTACATCACCGATCCATCCCTGCCGCGCAGCGTCTTCGAGATTCCCGGGGCGCGAAGGTGCGCCATCGAGTTCCGCTCCTTCTCCAAGAACGGCGGCTTCACCGGGCTTCGCTGCGGCTATACGGTGGTCCCGAAGGACCTCACCGGCTCGACGAAGTCGGGTCAGCGCGTGGACCTGCACCGGCTCTGGTGGCGGCGCTGGTCCACCAAGAGCAACGGCGTCAGTTACCCCGTGCAGCGCGCCGCCGAGGCGCTCTACACCACGAACGGAACGAAGCAGGTGCGCGCCCTCATCGACCACTACCTCGGCAACGCCCGGCTGCTGCGACGGGCGTGCGAACAGGCCGGGCTCGAGGTCTACGGCGGGGTCAACGCCCCGTACGTGTGGGTGCGCTGTCCGGACGGTGTGGATTCATGGGCCATGTTCGATCGCATGCTCCACGAGGTGAACGTCGTCATCACGCCCGGCAGCGGGTTCGGGCGCATGGGCGAGGGGTTCTTCCGCGTCAGCGCGTTCAACAGCCGTGAGAACGTGGAGGAAGTGGCCCGAAGAATCGGTGCGATGGCGATGCAGATGGCGCCATCCGCCTGA